In one window of Opitutaceae bacterium DNA:
- a CDS encoding VOC family protein, producing MITRLPKVSVICFVGILGSLPAAGFPELPAFQDPPTNDHHPGQLIWADLFTEDVSACTRFYTGLFDWTAETLGKKKDAYTLFRNNGRPVAGVIYRPAGKGETTKGIWIPYFSVSGLDDTLGKLPGLDGQVEVPARDFPKRGSQAIIRDNQGALLGLMQTSQGDPDDFLGDYGDLIWAQLWVRDSDASIGFYREILGFVTTDYDPEKDEIYDHLWSNNGILRASLGTIPESMPEARPNWLGFVRVKDVEAAVSRAVALGGTVYFKPNPEVQQGRVAVIEDPAGAAIVLMEYEPETEDQP from the coding sequence ATGATTACACGCCTACCCAAAGTCAGTGTTATCTGCTTTGTCGGAATTCTGGGATCCCTGCCAGCGGCAGGCTTCCCCGAATTGCCCGCATTCCAGGATCCACCCACCAATGACCACCACCCCGGTCAACTCATCTGGGCTGACCTCTTTACAGAAGACGTCAGCGCCTGCACCCGGTTTTATACCGGCCTCTTCGACTGGACCGCCGAGACTCTCGGCAAAAAGAAAGACGCCTATACCCTATTCCGCAACAATGGCAGGCCCGTTGCCGGCGTGATCTACCGCCCGGCCGGTAAGGGCGAAACCACCAAGGGTATCTGGATCCCTTACTTCTCCGTGAGTGGACTTGATGACACCCTCGGGAAGCTTCCGGGACTCGACGGGCAGGTGGAAGTGCCGGCCAGGGACTTCCCCAAGCGCGGGAGTCAGGCCATCATCCGTGACAACCAGGGAGCCCTCCTTGGACTCATGCAGACCTCCCAAGGCGATCCCGACGATTTTCTCGGCGACTACGGCGACCTGATCTGGGCGCAGCTCTGGGTTCGGGATTCCGACGCTTCGATCGGTTTTTACCGGGAAATCCTCGGATTTGTCACAACCGATTATGATCCTGAGAAGGACGAGATCTACGATCACCTCTGGTCGAACAACGGGATTCTGAGGGCCAGCCTCGGCACCATCCCCGAATCGATGCCGGAGGCCCGCCCCAATTGGCTTGGATTCGTCCGGGTCAAGGACGTCGAGGCCGCCGTTTCCCGGGCTGTCGCGCTTGGCGGAACCGTCTACTTCAAGCCCAATCCCGAGGTGCAACAAGGTCGTGTCGCCGTGATTGAGGATCCAGCTGGAGCCGCCATTGTCCTGATGGAATACGAACCGGAAACCGAGGATCAGCCATGA
- a CDS encoding extracellular solute-binding protein, translating into MTIIVIGVVLLWPPADEEGKSRSERAASGAVRYVLKIDPGVSYMPGSRPFGVGQPLLGLAEVIDAFEDRHPDTRIEVIRTPNSRDYLVTQLSSGAAPDIVAVNVEEVWVDVQKNWYVPLDRFLEAPNPYVVEKGDPDLPGAREWWDMFRFQALSRGKAGPDGRNYCLTLSAVETGLFYNKTFFEAHDLQIPATWEEFMALMAEIKGFGKIPLLVPLAALADWGTDLLFDQVYYNILPGIDLVKDPIREDYMQGYLDGDELAFLFTKGFFTRQDPRYVEVARMLKSLRPYMPQSIANADYRREFQNQQGIMFWASSAMTYPFWADRNLGFEWGVFYLPEVTTKTTSFASGTPMCVIGGAAQQFEVTATAVKDTDETLPFPERIESSERLKRAIGFLQFLSLPENTDRVVNEYPCFIPNIVGVRSLPVLDPFEKILERRYTTTKWVFSFDLRFSDIYQRMLGLFLEDGIDLDGFLRWQEDNIRTAGANLIRRQNVDVNRLEASWEKLAPQRAGTPGLPVESEAGR; encoded by the coding sequence ATGACCATCATCGTCATCGGCGTGGTCCTGCTGTGGCCGCCTGCGGACGAGGAAGGCAAGTCGAGATCGGAACGGGCGGCCAGTGGGGCGGTCCGCTACGTCCTGAAGATCGATCCCGGGGTGTCCTATATGCCCGGATCTCGACCGTTCGGAGTGGGCCAACCCCTTCTCGGCCTTGCGGAAGTGATTGATGCATTCGAGGACCGGCATCCGGATACGCGAATCGAGGTCATCCGGACTCCCAACAGCCGTGATTACCTGGTGACGCAATTGAGCAGCGGGGCGGCCCCGGACATCGTGGCGGTGAATGTCGAGGAAGTGTGGGTCGACGTGCAGAAGAACTGGTATGTGCCGCTCGATCGGTTTCTCGAGGCGCCGAATCCGTATGTGGTGGAGAAAGGAGATCCGGACCTGCCGGGTGCGCGGGAATGGTGGGACATGTTCCGATTCCAGGCCCTGAGTCGCGGCAAGGCTGGACCGGACGGGCGCAACTACTGCCTTACCCTGAGCGCGGTCGAGACCGGCCTGTTTTACAACAAGACGTTCTTTGAGGCGCATGACCTTCAGATCCCGGCGACGTGGGAGGAATTCATGGCGCTGATGGCGGAGATCAAGGGTTTCGGGAAGATCCCGCTCCTGGTCCCGCTGGCTGCGTTGGCCGACTGGGGCACCGACCTGTTGTTTGATCAGGTTTATTACAATATCCTGCCGGGCATCGACCTGGTGAAGGATCCGATCCGCGAGGATTATATGCAGGGGTATCTCGATGGAGATGAACTCGCTTTTCTCTTCACAAAGGGATTCTTCACCCGGCAGGATCCCCGCTATGTGGAGGTAGCCCGGATGTTGAAGAGCCTGCGCCCCTACATGCCGCAGAGCATCGCCAATGCGGATTACCGAAGGGAGTTTCAGAACCAGCAGGGGATCATGTTCTGGGCATCGAGCGCGATGACCTACCCGTTCTGGGCGGACAGAAACCTCGGTTTTGAATGGGGCGTGTTCTACCTGCCGGAAGTGACCACGAAGACGACGTCTTTTGCTTCGGGGACACCGATGTGCGTGATTGGCGGGGCGGCCCAGCAGTTCGAGGTGACCGCGACGGCGGTCAAGGATACCGACGAGACGCTTCCCTTTCCGGAGCGGATCGAGAGTTCGGAGCGACTGAAGCGAGCGATCGGATTTCTTCAGTTTCTCAGCCTGCCCGAGAATACGGATCGGGTGGTCAACGAGTATCCCTGCTTTATTCCGAACATTGTCGGGGTGAGGAGTCTTCCGGTACTCGATCCCTTTGAGAAGATCCTGGAGCGCCGCTACACGACGACGAAGTGGGTGTTTTCCTTTGATCTGCGTTTTTCCGACATTTACCAGCGGATGCTCGGCCTCTTTCTTGAGGACGGGATCGATCTCGACGGCTTTCTCCGCTGGCAGGAGGACAATATCCGAACCGCCGGGGCGAACCTGATCCGGCGCCAGAATGTGGATGTGAACCGGCTGGAGGCGTCCTGGGAAAAGCTGGCGCCGCAGCGGGCGGGGACGCCGGGGCTGCCCGTTGAAAGTGAGGCGGGACGATGA
- a CDS encoding SDR family oxidoreductase, which translates to MAESNGRLAGKVAVVVGSTSGIGAAIARRFAAEGASVVLSGRRSEQGEAVVREIVEKGGRAVFQRTDVKQPEDCAALVKRAKEAYGGLDSLVYNTGIFNRATFDEITPEFWDGMQAVNVRGAFLVSQAAAPLMRQRGGGSITMMGSIHAFVSSEKLIPYGVSKGALLALTRELSGYLKRDRIRVNWITVGWVLTDKEKETQMAEHGDLKRVMEFGARAPWGLNTEEEMASGCVYLASDEAMRVTGTNLNISGGIHLSL; encoded by the coding sequence ATGGCGGAATCGAACGGGCGATTGGCGGGGAAGGTTGCGGTGGTCGTCGGATCGACCAGTGGGATTGGCGCGGCGATCGCCCGACGGTTTGCGGCGGAGGGGGCCTCGGTCGTGCTGAGTGGCCGGCGGTCTGAGCAGGGAGAAGCGGTGGTCCGGGAGATCGTGGAGAAGGGCGGCCGGGCGGTTTTTCAGCGAACCGATGTGAAACAGCCGGAGGATTGTGCGGCGCTGGTGAAGCGTGCGAAGGAGGCCTATGGCGGTCTTGATTCGCTGGTCTACAACACGGGAATCTTCAACCGGGCCACTTTCGATGAAATCACGCCTGAGTTCTGGGACGGGATGCAGGCGGTCAATGTCCGTGGTGCGTTTCTGGTTTCCCAGGCGGCTGCGCCGCTCATGCGGCAGCGCGGTGGCGGAAGCATCACGATGATGGGTTCCATTCACGCATTTGTGAGCAGCGAAAAGCTGATTCCCTATGGGGTGAGCAAGGGGGCACTCCTCGCCCTGACCCGGGAGTTGTCGGGTTACCTCAAACGGGATCGGATCCGCGTGAACTGGATCACGGTGGGGTGGGTCCTGACGGATAAGGAAAAGGAGACCCAGATGGCGGAACACGGGGATCTGAAGCGGGTGATGGAATTCGGAGCCAGGGCTCCCTGGGGGCTGAATACGGAGGAGGAGATGGCCTCGGGATGCGTCTACCTGGCCAGTGACGAGGCCATGCGGGTCACCGGCACGAATCTGAATATCTCGGGCGGCATCCACCTTTCCCTGTGA
- a CDS encoding sugar ABC transporter permease translates to MNDPGTALVAIMFIGFPFVSGFDVLIYYAGLSSIPEEVVEAASMEGCVGLRRFLLIDLPLVMSQLKLILILTVIAGVQGFEGLFVLTRGGPGFETMVPGLWMYFNAFSFQRMGYACAIGVLLFLMIFGLTVVNLRYFRSAEEMKGGA, encoded by the coding sequence CTGAACGATCCGGGCACGGCCCTGGTCGCCATCATGTTCATCGGATTTCCCTTCGTGAGCGGCTTCGATGTCCTCATCTACTATGCCGGCCTTTCGTCCATACCGGAGGAAGTGGTCGAGGCGGCATCGATGGAAGGGTGTGTGGGGCTGCGGCGGTTCCTCCTGATCGATCTGCCCCTGGTCATGAGCCAGCTCAAGCTGATTCTGATCCTGACGGTGATCGCGGGCGTGCAGGGCTTCGAGGGTCTCTTCGTCCTGACCCGCGGCGGACCCGGCTTCGAGACGATGGTACCCGGACTCTGGATGTACTTCAACGCCTTCAGTTTCCAGCGGATGGGGTATGCCTGCGCGATCGGGGTATTGTTGTTCCTGATGATATTCGGCCTGACCGTGGTCAACCTGCGGTATTTCCGGTCGGCCGAGGAAATGAAGGGAGGTGCGTGA
- a CDS encoding sugar phosphate isomerase/epimerase family protein: MSVFGESRKNAGGRRGAGLCLYGMTYSIGFQGAGTARANSDPMTPEGFVDLARELRLGFVEVEPRFISSDDLEADYAAFGNLAEESGLGVVCSTSVVTDRGQLEADLGRASAMGAKTMRVLISRILEGDRAAIGGRAAWQDRLEAFGDVVMSALRLAEELGLTLAVENHQDADSDDLAALCERIGSNRFGIALDTANPLAVAEEPLVFARRVLPWIKHVHLKDYRVFPSESGYRLIRCALGEGVIDFPSLLGLFRDRPEVTLSIEMAALQARHIRIHEEGYWDGFRPRTARSLAPVLRLVAGHAESGDWRTPWELEQDDRLADWEMDQVRRSADYIASVLTGGPGH; the protein is encoded by the coding sequence GTGAGCGTTTTCGGAGAGAGCCGGAAGAACGCGGGCGGCAGGCGGGGTGCCGGTCTCTGCCTCTACGGAATGACCTACAGCATCGGGTTCCAGGGAGCGGGAACGGCGCGGGCCAATTCCGATCCCATGACGCCGGAGGGATTTGTCGACCTGGCGCGGGAGCTGCGATTGGGCTTTGTCGAAGTTGAGCCTCGGTTCATCTCTTCGGACGATCTGGAGGCGGACTACGCGGCTTTCGGGAACCTGGCCGAGGAGTCAGGCCTGGGCGTGGTTTGTTCGACGTCGGTGGTCACGGATCGCGGGCAGCTGGAGGCGGACCTGGGGCGTGCATCGGCGATGGGCGCGAAGACGATGCGTGTCCTGATCAGTCGGATACTGGAGGGCGACCGGGCGGCGATCGGCGGGCGAGCGGCCTGGCAGGACCGGCTCGAGGCATTTGGCGATGTCGTGATGAGCGCACTGCGGTTGGCTGAAGAATTGGGGCTGACCCTGGCGGTGGAGAATCATCAGGATGCGGATTCCGACGACCTGGCTGCGCTCTGTGAACGAATCGGGAGCAATCGATTCGGTATTGCCCTGGACACGGCCAACCCACTCGCGGTGGCCGAGGAGCCCCTGGTCTTTGCCCGCCGGGTTCTGCCGTGGATCAAGCATGTCCATCTGAAGGACTACCGGGTTTTCCCGAGTGAATCCGGATACCGCTTGATCCGGTGCGCCCTGGGAGAGGGCGTCATTGATTTCCCGAGCCTGCTCGGACTCTTTCGGGATCGTCCGGAGGTGACCCTGAGCATCGAGATGGCAGCCCTGCAGGCCCGTCACATCCGGATCCATGAAGAGGGGTATTGGGATGGATTCCGTCCGAGGACGGCGCGGAGCCTGGCCCCTGTGCTTCGGCTGGTGGCCGGTCACGCCGAGTCGGGCGATTGGCGCACCCCCTGGGAGCTTGAACAGGATGATCGGTTGGCGGATTGGGAGATGGACCAGGTCCGGCGCAGCGCCGACTATATTGCCTCGGTTTTGACGGGTGGCCCTGGTCATTGA
- a CDS encoding sialidase family protein, producing MRTPDVDLSDPVVVAVSAPNETRWGFTQFPAVSRLPDGRIMVCYADAEDASETHGNPAPAFVSADEGKTWVPFSDDPDPIRPHYAITEAYDGEFFAVPSIHYFNVKTAGITMPKPAAEAFVYGTLYTYRASDLPSEVLEHFRWLDAVRWTPKTGRWLPEKVEYDVRDLLVWKREGSDLLPRAFFERPALRYRGEILYADYRVRYALPDGFVAQKGGTDLMASKDNGHSFEHRSVVGVDRTGRDLMGEPTLAETAEGSLVCVMRKTDQDQKPMAITWSDDAGRTWTPPREFCEFGVFPCLLKMKAGPLVLSYGRPGVHLRFSPDGNGRDWSDPVTLIPGDPKETGRYSCGYTSLLALSDHELLIAYSDFEHRDADGTRRKAILVRRVKV from the coding sequence ATGAGAACTCCCGATGTTGACCTTTCCGATCCTGTGGTGGTGGCGGTTTCGGCGCCGAACGAAACGCGCTGGGGCTTCACCCAGTTTCCCGCGGTGTCGCGGCTTCCGGACGGGCGGATCATGGTCTGCTATGCCGATGCCGAGGACGCCAGTGAGACTCATGGGAATCCTGCTCCGGCCTTTGTCTCGGCGGATGAGGGAAAGACGTGGGTTCCGTTCTCGGACGACCCCGACCCGATCCGGCCCCACTACGCCATCACCGAGGCCTATGACGGCGAATTCTTCGCGGTTCCCTCCATTCATTATTTCAACGTGAAGACGGCCGGCATCACCATGCCGAAGCCGGCGGCCGAAGCATTCGTCTACGGGACGCTCTACACCTATCGAGCCTCGGATCTGCCTTCGGAGGTCCTCGAGCATTTCCGGTGGCTGGACGCGGTGCGCTGGACGCCGAAGACCGGGCGCTGGCTTCCGGAAAAAGTTGAATACGATGTGCGGGATCTCCTGGTCTGGAAGCGAGAGGGCAGCGATCTGCTGCCCCGTGCGTTCTTTGAGCGACCGGCCCTCAGGTATCGTGGTGAAATCCTCTACGCGGACTATCGGGTGCGTTATGCGTTGCCGGACGGGTTCGTGGCGCAGAAGGGCGGCACCGACCTGATGGCTTCGAAGGACAACGGTCACTCCTTTGAACACCGGTCTGTGGTGGGGGTGGACCGGACGGGGCGCGACCTGATGGGCGAGCCGACCCTGGCGGAGACGGCGGAGGGTTCGCTGGTCTGCGTCATGCGCAAGACGGATCAGGATCAGAAGCCGATGGCCATCACCTGGTCGGACGATGCAGGTCGGACCTGGACGCCACCGAGGGAATTCTGTGAATTTGGCGTCTTTCCGTGTCTGCTCAAGATGAAGGCCGGACCGCTCGTCCTGAGCTACGGACGCCCGGGGGTGCATCTGCGGTTCAGTCCCGACGGCAATGGCCGGGACTGGTCGGATCCGGTCACCCTGATCCCGGGTGATCCGAAAGAGACGGGTCGGTACTCCTGCGGCTACACCAGTCTCCTGGCGCTTTCCGACCACGAGTTGCTCATCGCGTATTCAGATTTCGAACACCGTGATGCCGACGGGACCCGTCGCAAGGCGATCCTGGTCAGGCGGGTGAAGGTTTGA
- a CDS encoding SDR family oxidoreductase, which translates to MKNEDTKSGDVNVIDLFRLNGKTAYVVGGSQGLGASMALGLAQAGARVAIGSRNEETCARVAREIGAATGGACLSIPIDVSSESSVQSAFARVADELGGLDILINSAGINIRAPIDDCSLETFESVTDTNLKGTWLCCREAARMMKPRRSGSIINLGSALSSVALPERTPYCSSKFGVIGLTQALALELAPHNVRCNAICPGAFLTEINKPLLKEPEKVKMLVGLMALNRWGELHEIRGAALFLASDASTFVTGSSLYVDAGWTAK; encoded by the coding sequence ATGAAGAACGAAGATACCAAGTCAGGAGATGTGAATGTGATTGATCTTTTCCGGTTGAACGGAAAGACGGCCTACGTGGTCGGTGGTTCCCAGGGATTGGGTGCCTCGATGGCGCTGGGCTTGGCCCAGGCGGGTGCCCGGGTGGCCATCGGATCGAGAAATGAAGAGACGTGTGCACGGGTGGCCCGGGAGATCGGCGCGGCAACCGGGGGGGCGTGTCTTTCGATCCCGATCGATGTTTCGAGTGAGTCGAGCGTGCAGAGCGCATTCGCGCGGGTGGCTGACGAGCTCGGGGGGCTCGATATCCTGATCAACAGCGCGGGAATCAACATCCGGGCGCCGATCGACGACTGTTCACTCGAGACGTTTGAATCGGTGACCGATACCAATCTCAAGGGGACCTGGCTCTGTTGTCGCGAGGCGGCGAGGATGATGAAGCCCCGGCGCTCCGGCTCGATCATCAATCTCGGTTCGGCTCTCAGTTCGGTCGCCCTGCCGGAACGAACGCCCTATTGTTCGTCGAAGTTCGGGGTGATCGGCTTGACCCAGGCCCTTGCGCTCGAGCTGGCGCCGCACAATGTCCGCTGCAATGCGATCTGTCCCGGAGCCTTCCTGACCGAGATCAACAAGCCGTTGCTCAAGGAACCGGAGAAGGTGAAAATGCTGGTCGGCCTGATGGCGTTGAATCGCTGGGGAGAACTTCATGAAATCCGTGGGGCCGCGCTCTTTCTCGCCAGTGATGCTTCAACCTTCGTGACCGGATCCTCGCTCTACGTGGACGCAGGCTGGACGGCAAAATGA
- a CDS encoding carbohydrate ABC transporter permease, whose product MRRNRLQVCATHAVLIVLAALTLLPFAFAVNNIFRTNSEFYRHFFSVPEALTGVIDATARMVAGHEEPILVHDELGEPLTVSPREAVTHFVAMGKKGPTLAWTVLRPYMLNSFMVSALTALGVCCLGSSTAYILARYRFLGSKAVFMLFLATMMVPGVLTLVPSFLLVKQLGLLNTYWAMILPYMAGGQVFAVFIFKSFFEGLPEDLFESARMDGAGHLAIYFNIVLPLAKPAFSIVIIMNVLGTWNNFLWPFITNTDGSHHVVASGLYVMAKSSDGQNFSTLFAAYAMSSIPLLVMFVYATKPFIRGITSGALKA is encoded by the coding sequence ATGCGGCGCAACCGACTGCAGGTCTGTGCGACGCACGCCGTCCTGATCGTCCTGGCGGCGTTGACCCTGCTGCCCTTTGCCTTCGCGGTGAACAACATCTTCCGGACCAATTCGGAGTTCTACCGTCATTTTTTCTCGGTGCCTGAGGCCCTGACGGGTGTGATTGATGCGACTGCGCGGATGGTGGCGGGCCATGAAGAGCCGATCCTGGTGCATGATGAATTGGGGGAACCCCTGACGGTTTCTCCGCGGGAGGCCGTCACCCATTTCGTGGCGATGGGAAAGAAGGGACCCACCCTGGCCTGGACGGTTCTGCGTCCCTATATGCTCAACTCCTTCATGGTGTCGGCGCTGACCGCTCTGGGGGTCTGCTGCCTGGGTTCATCCACCGCCTATATCCTGGCGAGGTACCGGTTCCTGGGGTCGAAGGCGGTCTTCATGCTTTTCCTCGCGACGATGATGGTCCCGGGGGTGCTGACGCTTGTTCCCAGCTTCCTGCTGGTCAAACAGCTGGGGCTCTTGAATACCTATTGGGCCATGATCCTGCCGTACATGGCGGGTGGTCAGGTCTTTGCGGTCTTCATCTTCAAGAGTTTCTTTGAGGGTCTGCCGGAGGATCTGTTTGAGAGTGCGCGAATGGATGGGGCCGGCCACCTGGCGATCTACTTCAACATCGTGCTTCCGCTGGCCAAACCGGCTTTTTCAATCGTGATCATCATGAACGTGCTGGGAACCTGGAACAATTTCCTCTGGCCCTTCATCACCAACACCGATGGAAGCCACCATGTGGTCGCGTCGGGGCTTTACGTGATGGCGAAGTCTTCGGATGGGCAGAATTTCAGCACGCTTTTTGCGGCCTACGCGATGAGCAGCATCCCGCTCCTGGTCATGTTTGTCTACGCCACGAAACCCTTTATCCGCGGCATCACATCGGGCGCGTTGAAGGCGTGA
- a CDS encoding cellulase family glycosylhydrolase, with protein MPRYGFNFLWMFICPEDRVPGPVDEKALDFMVAHGFDFVRLPTDYRFWISDHRYEEPEEAPLKAIDGYIAACRQRRLHANLNLHRAPGYCINRPDLEIHNLWTDEIAQDAFVFQWEMFARRYKGISGDELSFDLVNEAPHVGRDHFTREVYEKIMRRTTAAIRAIDPQRPVTVDGINGGGGAIPELADLGVVHSTRGYAPMTVSHHRAGWWNFEGEWPEPVYPHRDADGKYWDKEALRLFYQPWLDVQAKGVDVHVGEFGCYKYTPNVSAIAWLGDLLSLFKEFGWGYSPWNFKGDFGFIGHDRPGVRYETYGGYEKVDRQYLDLLMANRI; from the coding sequence ATGCCACGCTACGGATTCAATTTCCTCTGGATGTTCATCTGCCCGGAAGACCGTGTGCCGGGTCCGGTCGATGAGAAAGCCCTGGATTTCATGGTCGCGCACGGGTTTGATTTCGTCCGCCTGCCCACGGATTATCGCTTCTGGATATCGGATCATCGCTATGAGGAGCCGGAGGAGGCGCCTCTCAAGGCGATCGACGGCTATATCGCCGCCTGCCGGCAGCGGAGGCTCCACGCCAACCTGAATCTGCACCGGGCGCCGGGGTATTGCATCAATCGTCCCGACTTGGAGATTCACAATCTCTGGACAGACGAAATCGCGCAGGATGCCTTTGTTTTTCAGTGGGAGATGTTTGCCCGGCGCTACAAGGGCATTTCCGGTGACGAGCTGAGTTTTGACCTGGTCAACGAGGCACCCCACGTGGGCCGTGATCATTTCACGCGCGAGGTCTACGAGAAAATCATGCGCCGGACAACGGCGGCCATCCGCGCGATCGATCCGCAACGACCGGTCACGGTGGACGGGATCAACGGCGGAGGCGGGGCCATTCCCGAGTTGGCGGACCTCGGGGTGGTTCACAGCACGCGGGGGTATGCCCCCATGACGGTATCCCATCACCGGGCCGGTTGGTGGAATTTCGAAGGGGAATGGCCGGAGCCGGTTTACCCGCATCGCGATGCGGACGGCAAGTATTGGGACAAGGAGGCTTTGCGGTTATTCTACCAACCGTGGCTCGATGTTCAGGCGAAAGGGGTCGACGTTCATGTGGGCGAATTCGGGTGCTATAAATATACGCCGAATGTGTCGGCCATCGCCTGGCTGGGGGATCTCCTTTCCCTCTTCAAGGAGTTCGGCTGGGGTTATTCTCCATGGAACTTCAAGGGCGACTTCGGGTTCATCGGACATGACCGGCCCGGGGTGCGTTACGAGACCTACGGCGGATATGAGAAAGTCGACCGGCAGTATCTGGATCTGTTGATGGCGAATCGTATTTGA
- a CDS encoding SDR family oxidoreductase yields the protein MNALDQKLAGKTAIVTGAGRGLGRAYAVRLARLGANVAVVDLNLNSAEEFGEIVPDGGVAAECASFGVRAIGIQADMTRRDAVDAMVSRVNDELGSVDILVNNAGGMLRPAEVSSAMDSSEEDFRFIMDVNLMSTVFCCQAAGRLMKAQGGGRIVNVASVAAVKAGLRLVSYGTAKAAIIRYTRSLARELGPHGINVNCIAPAIIASSRAMAEYPERRAMAADIPLRRLGELEDCAKVIEFLCTDLSDYVTGQCIAICGGLYAGAV from the coding sequence ATGAACGCACTTGATCAGAAGCTTGCCGGCAAGACGGCGATCGTGACCGGGGCGGGTCGGGGACTGGGGCGGGCTTACGCGGTCCGGCTGGCCCGGCTGGGCGCCAACGTGGCGGTGGTGGATCTGAACCTGAACTCGGCCGAGGAATTTGGTGAGATCGTTCCGGATGGCGGGGTGGCCGCGGAGTGCGCCTCATTCGGCGTTCGGGCCATCGGGATCCAGGCGGATATGACCAGGCGCGATGCGGTCGACGCGATGGTCAGTCGGGTGAATGACGAACTGGGTTCGGTCGATATCCTGGTCAACAACGCGGGAGGCATGTTGCGGCCGGCCGAGGTGAGCTCGGCCATGGATTCGTCGGAGGAGGATTTCCGCTTCATCATGGACGTGAATCTGATGAGCACGGTATTCTGCTGCCAGGCCGCGGGACGCCTGATGAAGGCGCAGGGAGGCGGACGGATCGTCAACGTCGCATCGGTGGCCGCGGTCAAGGCCGGTCTCCGTTTGGTCAGTTACGGGACGGCCAAGGCGGCGATCATCCGCTATACCCGGTCGCTGGCCCGGGAGCTGGGTCCGCATGGCATCAACGTCAACTGCATCGCGCCGGCCATCATCGCCTCGAGTCGGGCCATGGCCGAGTATCCGGAAAGGCGGGCGATGGCGGCGGACATCCCGCTGCGCCGTCTGGGTGAGCTGGAGGATTGCGCCAAGGTGATCGAGTTTCTCTGCACCGATCTCTCGGATTATGTGACCGGCCAATGCATCGCGATCTGCGGCGGTCTGTATGCGGGTGCGGTTTAG